A genomic region of Chryseobacterium sp. KACC 21268 contains the following coding sequences:
- a CDS encoding dihydrolipoamide acetyltransferase family protein has translation MAEYKLLLPSMGEGVMEATIISWMFNEGDFVKEDDSVVEIATDKVDSDVPTPVSGKIVKILKQKDDVAKIGEAIAILETDADSSSPEVPESKTYEEVKDQIPQPDPEVINTLEQPLTNVFENSSNQNSDLYLSPLVKNIVQQENITESELKNIKGSGLEGRITKEDILDFVKNRGTNAEAKSAPAQQAISQPTQTSAQAPKVSIAPIQVGEGDEIIQMDRVRKIIAEAMVNSKHTSPHVTSFIESDVTNVVTWRAKNKDSYQKREGEKLTFMPIFIRAVVKAIQDFPMINVSVDGDKIIKKKNINIGMATALPDGNLIVPVIKNADQLSLSGLAKAINDLAYRARNKKLTPADTQGATYTISNVGTFGNLMGTPIIPQPQVAILAVGAIVKKPAVIETEFGDVIAIRQKMFMSHSYDHRVVDGSLGGMFLKHVNDYLENWDLNTEI, from the coding sequence ATGGCAGAATACAAACTATTGCTCCCAAGCATGGGCGAAGGCGTAATGGAAGCAACAATTATCAGCTGGATGTTCAATGAAGGTGACTTTGTAAAAGAAGATGACTCTGTAGTTGAAATTGCGACAGACAAAGTAGATTCCGACGTTCCGACACCAGTTTCGGGGAAGATCGTCAAGATTCTGAAACAGAAAGATGATGTTGCGAAGATTGGTGAGGCCATTGCGATTTTGGAAACAGATGCGGATTCTTCTTCACCCGAAGTTCCTGAATCAAAAACTTATGAAGAAGTTAAAGATCAGATTCCTCAGCCAGATCCGGAAGTGATCAATACTTTGGAACAGCCATTAACGAATGTTTTTGAAAATTCATCAAATCAAAATTCAGACTTATATCTATCGCCATTAGTTAAAAATATTGTTCAGCAGGAAAATATTACGGAATCTGAACTTAAAAATATCAAAGGAAGTGGACTAGAAGGTAGAATCACAAAAGAAGATATTCTTGATTTTGTTAAAAATAGAGGAACTAATGCTGAGGCTAAATCAGCTCCTGCTCAGCAAGCTATCTCTCAACCTACTCAGACTTCAGCACAGGCTCCGAAGGTTTCCATTGCTCCAATTCAAGTTGGAGAAGGCGATGAGATCATCCAAATGGATCGTGTGCGCAAGATCATTGCAGAAGCGATGGTGAATAGCAAGCACACTTCGCCACACGTGACTTCTTTCATAGAATCCGACGTGACGAATGTCGTGACCTGGAGAGCGAAGAACAAAGATTCCTATCAGAAAAGAGAAGGTGAGAAACTGACTTTTATGCCGATTTTCATTAGAGCGGTCGTGAAAGCGATTCAGGATTTTCCGATGATTAACGTTTCTGTGGATGGTGATAAGATTATTAAGAAGAAAAATATAAATATTGGAATGGCAACAGCGCTTCCGGACGGAAATCTGATTGTTCCAGTAATCAAAAATGCTGACCAATTAAGTTTGTCCGGATTGGCAAAAGCAATTAACGATTTGGCTTACAGAGCAAGAAATAAAAAACTGACGCCAGCTGATACGCAAGGCGCAACTTACACGATTTCGAACGTTGGAACTTTCGGAAACCTGATGGGAACACCGATTATTCCTCAGCCTCAGGTTGCAATTTTGGCAGTTGGAGCGATTGTGAAGAAGCCAGCAGTTATTGAGACTGAGTTTGGAGATGTAATTGCCATCCGTCAGAAGATGTTTATGTCACATTCTTACGACCATAGAGTAGTGGACGGCAGTCTGGGCGGAATGTTCCTGAAACACGTCAACGATTATCTTGAAAATTGGGACCTCAATACAGAAATATAA
- a CDS encoding putative quinol monooxygenase: MNIYLSAVIHIKENSMMDAIELLKKLVIETRKEKGCVQYDLFEDHRNKGVFFIHENWESGEDLHNHQVSDHMMKFRDGIAKLLEQPNIVYVGNKLF; the protein is encoded by the coding sequence ATGAATATTTATTTAAGTGCTGTCATCCATATCAAAGAAAACTCGATGATGGATGCTATCGAATTACTAAAAAAATTAGTAATAGAAACCCGCAAAGAAAAAGGCTGCGTTCAATATGATCTTTTCGAAGATCACAGGAACAAAGGTGTTTTTTTCATCCATGAAAATTGGGAAAGCGGCGAAGATCTACATAATCATCAGGTTTCCGACCATATGATGAAATTTCGGGATGGTATTGCAAAATTATTGGAACAGCCAAATATCGTGTATGTCGGAAACAAACTTTTCTAA